A region of Haliotis asinina isolate JCU_RB_2024 chromosome 9, JCU_Hal_asi_v2, whole genome shotgun sequence DNA encodes the following proteins:
- the LOC137296609 gene encoding uncharacterized protein encodes MSVSHRRETMHEFMLLWLDGAMHQQADCKPPKPRIVHGDPSDFADREIFIMARDDVDGDIDHTPLLLNPTQKRKMKAAAGSRVRRRLEVDQAPVETDNTELTRQELGSAASSPKGPSAHHLAVKEFAASLDVSELKTIVTELLVRDQGAFEDYCLGYRPRDPPRQPQPGDQPTWCRCGNCRPMPSAQENKCCWQTGSSKCAVDGPNVFTVISPAVLDIAMAHYNDFFVHDQERNNAAYRHQAYRQFTLQRFGRLGQGNRRVVPSCVVLAIRRRYPDHTGIYTGYKEM; translated from the exons ATGTCCGTGTCGCACCGCCGGGAAACCATGCACGAGTTTATGCTCCTGTGGCTGGACGGTGCCATGCATCAACAAGCCGACTGCAAGCCTCCGAAGCCGAGGATTGTCCACGGTGACCCCAGTGATTTTGCTGATCGCGAAATCTTCATCATGGCACGAGAT GATGTGGATGGTGACATCGATCACACCCCTCTTCTCCTCAACCCCACCCAGAAGAGGAAGATGAAAGCAGCAGCTGGAAGTCGTGTACGAAGAAGGCTTGAGGTGGACCAGGCTCCAGTGGAG ACTGACAATACAGAGCTGACAAGACAAGAGCTGGGATCTGCAGCAAGCTCACCAAAAGGCCCATCGGCACACCACCTGGCAGTCAAG GAATTTGCTGCGTCTTTAGATGTTTCCGAGCTTAAGACTATAGTAACAGAATTGCTGGTTCGAGATCAGGGGGCGTTTGAAGACTACTGCTTGGGTTACAGACCGCGTGATCCCCCAAGACAGCCACAGCCTGGCGACCAACCAACATGGTGTAGGTGTGGGAACTGCAGGCCCATGCCATCAGCACAAGAAAATAAGTGCTGCTGGCAGACTGGCTCTTCCAAGTGTGCAGTCGATGGCCCAAATGTTTTTACGGTCATCTCACCAGCAGTTCTAGACATTGCCATGGCACATTATAATGACTTCTTTGTCCATGACCAAGAAAGGAACAATGCAGCATACAGACACCAGGCATACAGACAATTTACTCTCCAAAGATTTGGCCGACTGGGTCAGGGAAACCGGCGAGTGGTGCCATCATGTGTTGTCCTAGCAATACGTAGGAGGTACCCAGATCATACAGGTATCTACACAGGTTACAAagaaatgtaa